One part of the Amphiura filiformis chromosome 5, Afil_fr2py, whole genome shotgun sequence genome encodes these proteins:
- the LOC140153475 gene encoding uncharacterized protein: protein MLFFYRTSTSASTIETLELPATPCLVAHGDSSFDTNKFSLTINGKVVIDLITNQLSALALWFSTFYVFNFEYPENIGATLEFIQRCFLGINPSQGSKRSKKKGKKTAVHPQVLQLCNKLKDFESDWL, encoded by the exons ATGCTATTTTTTTACAGAACAAGTACTTCAGCTTCTACCATTGAAACACTGGAGTTACCGGCAACACCTTGTCTTGTTGCCCATG GAGATTCATCATTTGACACTAACAAGTTCTCACTGACAATAAATGGGAAGGTAGTCATTGATCTCATCACCAACCAGCTGTCAGCATTGGCCCTGTGGTTCTCTACATTCTACGTCTTTAACTTCGAGTACCCTGAGAATATCGGAGCAACATTGGAATTTATTCAGAG GTGCTTCCTTGGCATCAACCCTAGTCAAGGGTCCAAGAGAAGTAAAAAGAAAGGCAAGAAGACAGCCGTTCATCCACAAGTCCTCCaactatgtaacaaactgaaagacTTTGAAAGTGATTGGCTATAG